The Vespula vulgaris chromosome 3, iyVesVulg1.1, whole genome shotgun sequence DNA window ttaaatttattgacCTAATATTCGTTTCgactttttgtctttctctcactgCAGCTGCAACCCGTCGCGCAAAAACTTTAGGATCCTCAGCAATAAATCGGATATATATCCTAGGTAATAAAAAAGTTCTTTTATGACCGTCCAATGTCAAGACAGTCCACAATTTCTTGTAGCTATCATAATCAATTACTGCAGAAAGGTGCCAtccatataaattatttaattgtacatCAGACAAATAATTACGTTCGTTGGTAACTTTTTCTACAAATGACATAGCAGGTAACGGATGTCGAACGCCATCGATGAAACCTAAATTTATCCAATCGCTCGACGTTCTATAAaacatatgaaaatataaacacGTTTCAATGTTTTAtcgcaaataaaaatgatctctaatggaataaaaatttatacgagATATTCTTTACCGACAGTCGAATTCCTCGTCGTCAAATATTTCGAGAggcaaataatttatttttgaatataacccgtatttatcttctttcgacGACAGCGATGAGATTATTTTTGGCGGTAAAATATTACTAGGTGAAATTCCTTCATTCTTTAACGCTTCCTCCAAACTTTGATTTCTGTACAATCTACGTCGCCTTTCCATTTCTACATTTCGTGGTAAACGTTTAGATTCCACGTTGTGTTCCATTTGAACTTTCGGTGCAAACGTCTCAGCCGGAAAAATCTTTATGGATAAAAACATTTTCGTTACTCATTTAAAATATCGtaacgattttttaaatctttatgttaacgttttataaaatattaaacgatcaTTAAATGGAAAACtatatttacgatcgatttatctTCAGGAAAAGTCATCCATCTTTCAGCTGCACccagaaaatatttcgattttgtAGGTATAAGGTTTTTTATAACTGCGCCATGTTGTTCAGTAAATATTTGCCAAACGAGCTTAGATCTTCTTGGTACAGTAGGAAGAAGATGTAATGCAGGATTTACAGGACATTCTAACGTACCTATAATTGATTTCAATCATAATTACAAAAACtgatatgattattaattaattattgatattattaatcagTTACTacagatataattattaatttgatattgatcatattatatgtataaatgtattttcatGTACTGACCCGTAACAATTTCGGAATAATAACCTCTTTTTGGTGggatttgattatttttataaatcggATTCATTTTATCGAAACTGAAACGATTAACGATTGACATATTTAATTGAACAATTTTTCGTAAAtcaagataatttttaaactaataaattttctttttttctaacgtaccTATAACTATCGTTACATTACagtttataatacaaattatctATCAAACGTTTTTGGAAACGTTTATATTCTCGTAATATTTAtgacttttttaatatttcatattagaCAATATCCTATTTTATTAAAGGAAATCGTCTTAATCCAAATTGATCGAAGCGTCTCCTAGcgttatttttaagaaatttgaTTAATCAGTGATGTATCAAAAAAGTTACCCTTATGATTACTGTATCTAATACTGTGTCTTAATTAAGTTTTGAATACAACAGAAATACTGCATGATGTATacgttcatttttcatttgatcaaatttccattttaatatatcttgcAATTAGCCTTATTGTATCTTGCAACGGAGAAATGCGAAATTGATTATTCCTTgttccaatttttcttttttttttctccatagtttctctcttctaccatattaatattttttagcgGTTTCTTTCATCCTGCAACTACGATATTATCATTTCATTACGCATGAagaatttatatgtaaattattcgtttaaattatacatctgaaaatgttgaaaaaatgtgtatattcGAATGAAGACAACATTGataaaagaatcttttttttctcttctcttttttttttttttttcttgacgaAAAATGTAAAGGTTTGTGTTTACAGTAAAAGATatctatatgaaaaaaagactAAACTCGTACCATATCACATTTCTGTTATCTAAGAAATTATGTAAGTGTTACAGatgtaatagataaaaagCTTTTAAAAATAGCAATCGTaccatcattattatcttatGATTTCTTATCTGTTAAGAACAATTTGAGAACTGTTTTTCTGTatgaataaaacaataatattttcatgattcataatttatttatatatttgtatacttaTATTGAGTAATATATAGACacttaaatatttcgaaaataatgcatttttcaaaagaagatTTGGATCGAATGTTGTTTAGTTTTAAAAAGCAAACATAACAGCattatttattcttgtttCGATCGATGTCTTGAAGTTTCAAGATCAACTTTATTGTTTCTAATGGAAATCTGTAATCTTTATAACGATATCTTATACGATATCTTattacgtaaaagaaaataatttttgtctaaaacatttttttatccaaCTTCTATTTTCTACGCTATTTGAcgttgtttaaataaaataattacgtcaggtattctttattaaaaaaatattttaatcgatattcatTAGTGATCCATGTGACATTCAATGCATTGATATATGAATACAAAGTTTACTCAAATCTGCTCTCATCTAACAGTAATTTTTACCagaaaatcatatatatatatatattaaatcgaattgaatttatcgattattattaaatagaatatatatagattgactaataaaatcaaaagtaaataaaatctgaatatatatctttatatcattCTTCTTAACGCACAACATctgtttaaacaatatatgtatctcttctatttaatatcatagattatatatatatatatatatagaaatattttgtatagcATTTAAGTGAACATCTGTGATTAAAttagtttataaaattaaaatattcttttttataacatttataactaAATGATATTTAGAATTATTGCTTTTACATTATGTTACTAAATAAGGACTATCTAAAACTCCAACACCTGCAATAATACCTCCTTCATTTTCAGTTGACATCTTAGTTCTTAGAATATGACCAGCTTCTtcattatatagtatatcCGTACgattactaaaaatatataaataaaaagtaatattaatcaatGCATTACatcaataacaaaaaaaaaactaataactaaatatgatataaatttaccCTATAATTACTCCATATATACCAAGCTCTGATATAACGTCAGATAACAAGGTGTCACTTGAACTGATAAGATAGTTCTTTTGCGAAGGAGGATTAATACGATCCATGAGAATCCATGCAGTGCGCTCCTTCGaattcttcatttttgttaaatatattctaacgTTTTCATTGTATAGATTGTTACCACCACCTTCGCGTTGTGGCTTAAGAACATACTTTTCAGGTTCGCATATAGCTTTTGTTATAATTTGCTCTGCTTCTACATTCTGTTATgttaacataattttatataatatatatatatgtatatataaaacataatactgttaaattaaatataatttatgcttttaaaagtaaaaatgttcCGAGTGTAATGCTACtacttataataatacaactattattttatgtacatataatattattatatataaaatataatatattataaattcaatgtaTACATACTAATGTATACATACTTACAAAATCCAATGAATATAAACCGgtaaatatttcttgaattttaGCCACAGCAGAGGGTTCCTTTATGaacatatttaatacatttgGTTCAACCAAAGCTTGTTGAATCTgtgaaaattttaagaaataaatttacctttaaattaaatactaaaaatataatcactatataacttttaattaaaaatttaacacaCTTTTTTAGTTCCTGCTAAATGATATTGTATTGATGGACATTTTATAGCTTTAGAACGTTCTATGAGTAAACGTACATCCCATTCCTTCTCAGTAGGATATGCCTGAAGTTCGTAACCAGATCTAAAGTATACTACAGCAACTACTAAATCatctctaaaaatattttaaaatattaacttatatgaaattgatatttgtctttaatttaattattgacTAAACAGTGAAGTAAATGTATACTCACacaattaattctttattagATCCTAATTGTGCAACAAGTACCAGATCGTTTAAACTTCTTCTGATAACCTTAATAGTAGGATTTAGCTTCCGTATTTCAAACTCATGAAATCTTTGATCACTTATATTATAGGTAATATCTTCAACAACAATCAATATCACAGCTCTAAAATTAACCAATacacatttattaatattaatgtttatatacaacaattataaaattcatataaaaaacagtatatatacttacctACTATCATCATATAATGACCATGCTTGAGTTAATCCTTTACAAAGTCCAATAACAGGATTATTTAATGGTAGCTTTGAAccaatacaaaataataattaaattattaatatataattaacaataatatgatataattattattatagttttcttttggACAAGGCACTTACAAATTCTAATTTATCCGCATGTCCTAATTctgttaaaatatatctgaaaaaaatataaataaaacaatttatataaatatatattttttataaattattatataacaatataaaatacctATGATATTCTGAAACAATCTTGGACAAACCAGCAAAACTAGCCGCAATTGTATTTAATTCCACTTGTTTAATCTCTTTATTAATAccattatgtaataaataatcagaTCTAAACAAACCAAGACTAATATCCTACAAAAAAGAtcattaacaattattaagaaaaataaatataaggaagacattttatttttgaaaaattattatactatttaataaacattatatataatttttttttacttgtgcAAATCCTTCCTTATAAActgtttcatatatattgaataGCCTTGCCGTAAAATCATCAACTTCAATTGTtctaaaacatatatatatatgtgtatatttaaatacttatttTAAGTAAACAATGAATTGACAGATATAAACTCAAAGCTTTATaggattataatataatacatacccTTTTAaagtatttctaataaaattatcatcatGTGCTACTTTGtgcataatttcatttaataaaacttgtatattttttactttttcaaaataCTTCTTTGGAAAACTTGAAGGTAATAGAGTAAAAGGTGCAATTTGTATttgacttttattaaaattttgctTTGATCTCATGCTAATAcctaaaatattcaaaaatattataacaataaatattgcaattattatatttctgagAATACATACCATGCATAAGTGTCCAATCTTTAGCTTTGTCTATAAGATCTTGCAATTCTCTTTGTGAAAGATCAAGATTTATACAAGGTTGTAACTGGAATGTACTCatcataatttaataaaaaaatcgcaaaacaattacaaaatataaacaaaaattaaaattcaacacattatttaaaaatatatgaatatcaaTTATTGTGATTTCAAGTAATGATTATCAGTAAATTCAAAATCAGTTAATAAAACCATTCTCGTTCTCGTGATAACACAATGTTGCGCAACATTCCAcgagataaaattatagaaataggGATCAATCAAACGTACTGCAAGTAACGAAACACAGTATAATGTGACGGTATGCACATTCTAACCTAGTCAAAATTAACCAATCATTTTATAGATACGATCGCAAGTTACGTCTTACGcgataattatacataaaaatgttGCCTCATTGTACGTTTGATAAAGATGGAATTGTTCAATACTTTTTAAAGTTTTGCACAAGTCATaacgttttttaaatataggtgtAAATGTAGGTATGTTCGtttaaatgtgtgtgtgtatataaacaaTGTTTTTAACTATAATAACAAATAGACTGAatcaaatataacaaaattttacatataGTTTGTGTATCATCACGCAAAATGctctttaaaatttcaaattgatcgtttacaaattttcaaaatcgCACCTATTTGACAATAAACACTTTTAcgtaaaaaattaacaaaatgtgGGCCGAATCGATTCTGtcaaaattttatagaatacttttataaaatgttttatttacaattttaaagaaattaatatttattatttttttattttacgatttaacacaatctttataataattaaaaaattaaaaactaatgaaatatttaaactgatacaattgaaattttataaaacatttttatgaaatgtaaaaatgtttGCTTTCAAATTTCAATGATCAGATACTAATCAAATACTACTACTAAGATGTCAATCAAAATGATACCTATTTTAGTTAAAATATTGTAACGTTAaacatgaaataaattaatatataataaataaaacatgtGTAGCTATTAGACaaaattcataaaatgaataatggTAAAACATTCAAATTatgataacgaaaaagaaattaagggATTAATATTAGAGACGCGAAATTCCCTAATTTAAAAATAGGATGTAACGAACCAATCACCTTGGACGTTaaattacgaaaaagagaaaatttttttctagtaTCCAAAAAACACAGATAGATGCGCATGATCCTAAAactaatttcaaaaatatgaaaataatccaattcaagagaataaatagataatatgtattcaataaaatataaatatagataataaatataaagtataaatatataatatatgtaatatatataaatacaattaagaaatttaagaaattcaaagtgaaataaaaatgtatctttCTAGAGTCAATAAATCACcaataattcaatttatcaatatcagaaaagtattattaatattataagtatgtatgtttaaaaaagaaagtgattaaattttacaaatacaaaattaaatagtttcaaataaatgaaaaaaatattaatttttcattcgtacatatatgtataatgattcattttcatagaaagtttctttcacaattttcaaACACGTATTACCATCTATACATTTTTACCTGTTTAATGACTGACGCTTGCGCTCTGTCGTTTCCCGAAAAAGTACAGTTCTTTCACCCTCAAACCTTCGTTTTATAGCATTGTATACCATCAAAAGAATTTtagttaaatatttgtatttagttgaatttatatataaaactaaatgTTAAGGGAGTGAATTGCTCAATTTTGTTAGAGACAATTCACtcgtagaaattatatatattagtataacGTTCGACAACTTCATGTTTCACAATGAGTGATTATTCAGCGGTCGCTCCGCCTCAAAATTTTAGCCAAAGCTCCGCATTTGCGGCAGCTTTGCAACGGGCAAAGCaggtaaatattaattttagtattattttaacCTACCatacgtataattaattttattgaatttgaaAAGTGTAATACTTTACCAAACGTTCCAACGTTACATCTCTGtacgtttattatattaaaaaagttctattatattctgtaaaatgctatattaattactttgctcattattaatgtaagtatatctatattattacaaatattgtaACGTATATACGTCTTCCTTGATGAAACACGTGCGATCGGCACGACCTGCTTTATTCTAAAGTTTATTTGTATGGAGtcgtatattttgtttttaaataagaaaaaaaatgaagatgaattttcaaaagttattttttataatttttctttatagataGCAGCGAAAATTAATCCTGTTAGTCTGCAAAATATTCAAGATTCTAAATTAAAACGTCCTCTTGAAGATAGTACAGGTAATGTTCACTTTTAATACTTTCtagtaatattttcaaacaattgaagattaacgttattattagaatattaaaaaatcatacaataatatataaaaataaggaaatatgattaattttttgttgtaatatatatacgtttgttattttaaaaCCTTATTgctttaaaatgtataatatagaaCCTGAAGCAAAGAAAATGGCAGCATTAGTAGCAGATCCGTTGATAGGACTTCGTGGCCCTACAAGTAATAGTTCTATTGGGGAAGGATCCAATCAAGCAACAACTAAAGTAGGATCACAAACATCTTCATCTACTCCAATAGGTGGTATGGGAGGTATTTGCAATGAAGATATCAGAGTTCCAGATAAAATGGTCGGGTTAAGTAAGTAACATAtcaatatctttattatttgaagGAGATCATTATCTTTCATAGATATGAATGTATCTGTAACACGTTtaatcacttttctttttcacatatTATCCATAAGTTAAATTCATAATTCATAGTACTATTTTTACAGTAATTGGGAGAGGTGGAGAGCAAATAACCAGATTACAAAGTGAGACAGGATGTAAAATACAAATGGCTCCAGAAGGTGGACTACCTGAACGAGTTTGCACACTAACTGGTTCACGAGAAGCTGTCAAGTAACTTGTTTTTCCcttcttatttcattattttcatctattttGTATGCAATGCAATCccattttgttattatatcttGACACAACGGAAAAGGGTCTATCACCATTAATCATATTGAGTTACATTTACAAACCTTTAGTGTAGTTAAATGCTATATATTGCACATATaacacattaaaaaaaaaaaaaagaaagaaagaaaaagaaaaaaaaggaaaagaaaagaaaatgctcTTGTAGCATAATTACAGCTggtgaaagaaattttaagatatttataatgaagCCAAGCAAATCTGCTATCCTcctgaatttttatattcaaattgaaatcataattctattattaaacTAGGAACGTTTCACCTATCCCCCTTTTTGTGCAACTTCCTGAGTATACCTGAAATTATCacctatttttataaaatatttatgagaaaCAAATTCTtgatataatcataatattagaaaatttcaaggTTTTGTACTGATTGTACTAGAACATGTGCTCTAAGCATAATTTAATCTGACGATATATagtttgtatgtatttattttactatggTATGCTATCACTTCATGCTGACATGCATTTTATAATTGTACAACTTACGCTTTTGCATATTAAAGTTACCAAGTGTTTTACAGAACCATTATATAGCTCCAGGATGTGAATAATGGGCACAGATTCGACTTTGCACATGCATCAGAATTTCAGTCATAGAAAGTGATCCATGAGTTGTGGATTTTGGTTTAATGCTTTTGTATTTACTAATAGTTTTTTGCTTTCAATAGGGTatggagagaaggaaggaaggaggatAGGATATGCATGGGGACGTGTTGTTCGCAACtggaagaaaattgaatttttatttatttaaaaaactgCTTATATCTGtggttataatatttatatctgaagtttgattttattgtacatttctatgaaaaatttaaacaTAAACCTGAAAATGAGAGCAAAACCAATTATGGTTTATCATATTTCATCACATAGTAGATATTTTATGTGTTGCAAACAAACTATTGCTGTATAGTATTAGAGAATTTCGATATAAGAAAGAATCCGCGATTGTATTGCACTTTCAACTTACATTTGTTTCAGTCGAGCGAAAGAATTGGTGCTTTCAATTGTGAACCAAAGAAGTAGAACAGAAGGAATCGGAGATATAAGTATGAGTGGGAGTAGTGGAGGAATGATAGGACATCCCGGTTTTGTAGAAATTATGATTCCGGGTCCAAAAGTTGGATTGATAAttggaaaaggaggagaaacaATCAAACAGCTTCAAGAAAAATCTGGAGCGAAGATGGTCGTTATACAAGAAGGTCCTTCGCAAGAACAAGAAAAACCTTTAAGGTAATGCTGATATTAAAATCAGTTTCACATGATgcattatcgttatttttataaaaagaatcgaatatTATACGTTATTAATTCTGCAGAATAACTGGAGATCCTCAAAAAGTAGAATATGCAAAACAATTAGTATACGAGCTTAtagcagaaaaagaaatgcaaatgTTCCATAGAGGTGCAAGAGGTAGTGATAGAGGAGGAAATTATTCTAATGATAGTAATTTTAATCATGGCTCTTCTAATAACGATGGAGTTGAGGTATATAATCTTTCTATGccgaaataaatgatttttcaatttatttattgatcatttttcttgtgtatttaaaaaacaaatattattaaatagaatataaatttctatgtaATTACTTACCGATTTAGGTATTAGTTCCAAGAGCCGCAGTAGGTGTTGTTATTGGTAAAGGGGgagatatgataaaaaagattcaagCTGAAACTGGAGCAAGAGTACAATTCCAACAAGGAAGAGAAGATGGTCCTGGAGACAGAAAATGTTTGCTATCTGGAAAACATCAAGCTGTGGAGCAAGCTCGTCAACGTATTCAAGAACTTATTGATAGTGTAATggtaaatttcatataatttatatatattttactcttatttataacatttatgcGTATCTTATATTACTGCAGAGGAGAGACGATGGTAGAAATAATATGGGTGCCAGAAGTGGGCCCAGAGGAAACGGTTTTGGTACTGGTAGAAATCCAAATGAATATGGTACTTGGGATAGGCGCCAAGGTGGTCCTATGCAAGATAAGATAGAAACTACTTTTACTGTACCTTCTTCAAAATGTGGTATAATTATTGGGAAAGGTAGATTAAATGCAATCGTGATAGATCctatttaaattaatcgttaaaatgatattctatttaaattgattttatataactttttttagGGGGTGAAACTATAAAGCAAATAAATCAACAAACAGGAGCGCATTGCGAATTAGACAGGCGGAATCAAAGTaatgaaagtgaaaaaattttcataattcgtGGCAATCCTGAACAAGTGGAGCATGCTAAGAGGATATTTAGTGAAAAATTAGGAATGGTATGAATAATATTGTCTATActctttcaaatttaattaaaataataaacaatattttagaaataaaaaagttgaatgcttttcttttgattataGGGACCAGCTAGTACTTCTTTCACAGGTGCGCAAGGAGCAATTGGTTATAATCCTAGTTGGAACGCTGGAACAGGATATCAAGCCTGGCCCAGTCAACCTCAATCTAGTGATGCAGGTAAGATATCcgtaaaacagaaaagaatattttataatctacCAAATCATTATTGTAATAGGTAATGCTAGTCAAGCACCTGTGCAAGTTAATCCACAAACAGGTCAGCCTGATTATAGTGCACAATGGGCAGAATATTATCGATCTCTTGGTATGCATAGAGAAGCAGATATGATAGAACAACAAGCAAAACAAGGAAAACAAGATCATAATCAAGCAGCAggtaaattgttttattaaatttacaaagtCATTGCCgatgacaaaaaaattataattaaattgaatgatattttatacCATAGGAAG harbors:
- the LOC127062677 gene encoding glutathione synthetase-like → MMSTFQLQPCINLDLSQRELQDLIDKAKDWTLMHGISMRSKQNFNKSQIQIAPFTLLPSSFPKKYFEKVKNIQVLLNEIMHKVAHDDNFIRNTLKGTIEVDDFTARLFNIYETVYKEGFAQDISLGLFRSDYLLHNGINKEIKQVELNTIAASFAGLSKIVSEYHRYILTELGHADKLEFLPLNNPVIGLCKGLTQAWSLYDDSRAVILIVVEDITYNISDQRFHEFEIRKLNPTIKVIRRSLNDLVLVAQLGSNKELIVDDLVVAVVYFRSGYELQAYPTEKEWDVRLLIERSKAIKCPSIQYHLAGTKKIQQALVEPNVLNMFIKEPSAVAKIQEIFTGLYSLDFNVEAEQIITKAICEPEKYVLKPQREGGGNNLYNENVRIYLTKMKNSKERTAWILMDRINPPSQKNYLISSSDTLLSDVISELGIYGVIIGNRTDILYNEEAGHILRTKMSTENEGGIIAGVGVLDSPYLVT
- the LOC127062673 gene encoding far upstream element-binding protein 3 isoform X1 codes for the protein MSDYSAVAPPQNFSQSSAFAAALQRAKQIAAKINPVSLQNIQDSKLKRPLEDSTEPEAKKMAALVADPLIGLRGPTSNSSIGEGSNQATTKVGSQTSSSTPIGGMGGICNEDIRVPDKMVGLIIGRGGEQITRLQSETGCKIQMAPEGGLPERVCTLTGSREAVNRAKELVLSIVNQRSRTEGIGDISMSGSSGGMIGHPGFVEIMIPGPKVGLIIGKGGETIKQLQEKSGAKMVVIQEGPSQEQEKPLRITGDPQKVEYAKQLVYELIAEKEMQMFHRGARGSDRGGNYSNDSNFNHGSSNNDGVEVLVPRAAVGVVIGKGGDMIKKIQAETGARVQFQQGREDGPGDRKCLLSGKHQAVEQARQRIQELIDSVMRRDDGRNNMGARSGPRGNGFGTGRNPNEYGTWDRRQGGPMQDKIETTFTVPSSKCGIIIGKGGETIKQINQQTGAHCELDRRNQSNESEKIFIIRGNPEQVEHAKRIFSEKLGMGPASTSFTGAQGAIGYNPSWNAGTGYQAWPSQPQSSDAGNASQAPVQVNPQTGQPDYSAQWAEYYRSLGMHREADMIEQQAKQGKQDHNQAAGSAQNQSNPATATASTPGQQQQQTQQQQTGAAQNGGQADYSAQWAEYYRSIGKIKEAEAIEAQMKAGKLGIQGNQITQPQMQPAMQNQSTGPPGSTPNTFPQAYGSYPGMNAGSAPTGYYAAGAGSTSQPQSGQQNPTFPANYQNYPYSQSSSDN
- the LOC127062673 gene encoding far upstream element-binding protein 3 isoform X2; the protein is MSDYSAVAPPQNFSQSSAFAAALQRAKQIAAKINPVSLQNIQDSKLKRPLEDSTEPEAKKMAALVADPLIGLRGPTSNSSIGEGSNQATTKVGSQTSSSTPIGGMGGICNEDIRVPDKMVGLIIGRGGEQITRLQSETGCKIQMAPEGGLPERVCTLTGSREAVNRAKELVLSIVNQRSRTEGIGDISMSGSSGGMIGHPGFVEIMIPGPKVGLIIGKGGETIKQLQEKSGAKMVVIQEGPSQEQEKPLRITGDPQKVEYAKQLVYELIAEKEMQMFHRGARGSDRGGNYSNDSNFNHGSSNNDGVEVLVPRAAVGVVIGKGGDMIKKIQAETGARVQFQQGREDGPGDRKCLLSGKHQAVEQARQRIQELIDSRRDDGRNNMGARSGPRGNGFGTGRNPNEYGTWDRRQGGPMQDKIETTFTVPSSKCGIIIGKGGETIKQINQQTGAHCELDRRNQSNESEKIFIIRGNPEQVEHAKRIFSEKLGMGPASTSFTGAQGAIGYNPSWNAGTGYQAWPSQPQSSDAGNASQAPVQVNPQTGQPDYSAQWAEYYRSLGMHREADMIEQQAKQGKQDHNQAAGSAQNQSNPATATASTPGQQQQQTQQQQTGAAQNGGQADYSAQWAEYYRSIGKIKEAEAIEAQMKAGKLGIQGNQITQPQMQPAMQNQSTGPPGSTPNTFPQAYGSYPGMNAGSAPTGYYAAGAGSTSQPQSGQQNPTFPANYQNYPYSQSSSDN